The following is a genomic window from Ktedonobacterales bacterium.
GCGGCTCATCACTGGCTCACCTGTGTCGCTTTCTGACACCTCCGCGCCTTCGGCCAGGCGCACCTGAGGCACGATCCGCTCCAGGGCGCGTGGGAACCACCAGTTCCAATGGCCCATCAGGCGCATCGCCGCGGGTACCAGAATGACGCGGATGATGGTCGCATCCACTAGAATAGCGGTCGCCAGCGCGAAGCCCAACTGTTGCGTCTCAAGGACATGGGTGAAGGCGAAGGAGGCGAAGACGGCCACCATGATCGCGGCCGCCGAGGTAATCGCCCGCGCCGTGTGCTCTAGCCCATGCGCGACGGCACCCGTGTTATCGCCCGTGCGCTCCCATTGCTCCTTCACCCGCCCGATCAGAAAGACCTCGTAGTCCATCGAGAGGCCAAAGAGCGCACAGAACATCAGAATCGGCGCTGACGCCTCGACGTAGCCCAACGGCGTGAAGTTGAGCAGGTTGCTGAAATGGCCCTCCTGAAAGACAAAGACCAACGCGCCGTAGCTCGCCAGGATCGAAAGCGTATTCATGGCAATAGCTTTCAGCGGCAGAGCCACCGAGCGGAAGAGCAGCAGCAGCACCACATAGGTGATCAGCGCCACCAGCAGCAAAGCGCGCGGGAAATCGGTATAGAGCGTATTCACGTAATCAATCACGCCCGCCGTCCCGCCATCTACCAGCACCTGGATGCCGCCCGGCGGGGGTGTATTGCGAATCGCCTGCACCAGCGCCTCCGAGCGCGTATCCAGCATCCCATACTTGCTGACCACCTGCACCAGCGTCGTATCACTAGCCACGAGCGTCGTCAGCGCGCCTTTAATATATGGATCGGCTATCAGATCGGGATGGCTGTACATCGCTTCATACTGCGCCAGCGTTAGCCGAGGGTCCAGCGAGACAATGCTATCCACGCGCTGCACGCGGGGGTCGGCCTCAAGCTGGCGAACATAAGCGTCAAGCGCCTCCAGATTGCGCTGGTCCAGCGCCTGGCCGTGTGTCTGAATCGCCAACAAGATAGGCGTCGTCTCATTGCTTTCAAAGCGCGTTTGCAACACGTCATATGCCTGGCGCGATGGTACACTCTGCGGCAGAATCGAGGCATCCGGCGCACCAAGGCGCACATTCAGGAACGGCAGGCCCAGGACTACCAGAACTGCCAGCACCGGCACGAAGACCCGCAGTGGATAGCGCATTACCAGAAGCGACAGCCGCCCCCAAAAGCCCTCATGCTCCGCGCCCAACGCCGAATGGTGCTGCTTTGTGGTGCGCTGATGCCGCTGCCAGAGCCAGGAGAGGCGCACCGGAAACGCATTTACCCGCGTACCCAATACTCCCAGCGCAGCCGGAAGCAGCGACAGCGCAGCAACAATGGACGTGGCAACAACGACCATGCCCGCCAGTCCCACCGAACGCAGCATATTCACCTGGAAGACCGTCAACCCCAGCAGGCCAATCGAGACCGCGACGCCCGAAAAGAAGACTGCCCGACCCGCCGTCGCTACGCTGGCAGCAATCGCCTCTGGCACAGGCTTGCCGCGCTGCAATTCCTCGCGGAAGCGGCTTACGACAAACAGCGAATAATCCACGCCCAGGCCCAGACCAAAGAGGGTAATCACATTCAGCGCGAAGATCGAGATCGGTGTCATCGTTCCCAGCCAGTACACCAGCGCAAAAGAGACTCCCACGCTGCACCCGCCGACAATGGCTGGCAGCGCCGCCGCCACCAGCGAGCGAAAGACCAGTATCAGCGCCAGAAGCGCAAACGGGAACGCCAGAAACTCTGCCCGGCGCAAGTCTTGTTCGCTGACGCTCTGAATATCTTCGTAGAAGACCGGACCGCCGCCCACCTGCACCCGTAAATCATGCGGATGCCCCAGCTTGCTCTGTAACGTAGGCAGCAATTGAGGCGCGCGGTCCGGGTCGCCCTTGAGCAGCACAATGGTATACGCCGCATGCTCATCACGCGAAACCTGATGAGGATTTTCCGTAAACGGCACGATCCCAGTGACCTCCGGCCACTTGCTCAGCCCATCCAGGGTTGCGTTCGCCTCTTGAATAAATCGAGGGTCATCAGCCGTCATCGTCTGGCTGGAAAAGAGGATTTGCACTGCGTTCAGTTGATAATGCAGCTTCTGCACCAACAGATCAACCGCCTGCTGAGATTGCATATCAGGGCTGGAGAAGCCACCAGACTGTAACACCGAGGTAATACGCGGGGCAAATGGGAGCGCCATCGCAACGACCAGGAACCAGACGCCTAAAATCAGCCAGCGTCGCCTGACCATTGCCAGACCAAGCCGATAAAACATCAGATCGCTTCTTTCCTTTCAGGGCGCAACAGCCCGCCCCTTCAGGCCGCCTCAACCGGAACAAGCACCCTTTGGCTTCGCTCACTCAAGGCGAGCGCCAGGGTTCTGCTTCGCTTATTACTTCTTGCTTCCGGCCATTCAGCGGGGTATTATAACAGGGGATATACTCACAAGGCATATACAAAGTTATGCGCAGCAGCGCCACACCGATATTTCCCCATCCCTGCTATAGAGTTGTAAGTGTTTGAGCAGCCTTCGTCAAGAGGCGATTCATCTGGTTGCAAAAAGCTGCGGTTGGTGTGGGCTAATAACCACTCACAACGGGTTAGATAAAACGGTATCCTCAACATGGCACAGCAAAATGATGTGAAAGTAATAACGGTCAACCGGCAGGCGTACCACGATTATTTTGTGGATGAAACCTTCGAAGCAGGAATCGCGCTGAAAGGCACCGAGATCAAGTCTATCCGCGATGGCAAGGTGAACCTGCGCGGCGCCTTCGCGCGCGTTAAAAACGGCGAAGTCTGGCTGGAGGGCAGCCACATTGCTGTTTACGAGCAAGGGACGTATATGAATCACGAACCCTTGCGCCACCGCAAGCTGCTGCTGCATCGTCGTCAGATCAACAGCTTGATCGGCAAAGTCCAGACAAAGGGTCTGACGCTCATTCCCCTGAAGCTGTATCTTAAAGGCGACTATGCCAAGGTCGAACTGGGCCTCTGCCGGGGCAAGAAGCTCTATGACAAGCGCGAATCCATCGCCCAGCGCGACGCGCAGCGCGAAATCGAACGCGCTGTGCGCAGCCGCTCGCGTTAAGTACCGGGGCTTGACAGGTCACTCATCTGGCGGGTAGAATGTAACTGTTGGCGCCGAGAGGCGCGAACTATTTGCCCCCATCGTCTAGAGGCCTAGGACACCACCCTTTCAAGGTGGCGACGCGGATTCGAATTCCGCTGGGGGTACCAACCACCATTCGACGCAGAGAACACCTATAGCACCAGTTCCGCATCTAGCCGCCCAGCGGCAGTGTTGCAGGTATGCTTAGCCGTGCCACCCCAATGCGTGTATCGGCCATCCCGTAGTACACATCAAATCCCTCCGGGTCGTCTGGCTCCGGGCGCTGATCAATGCCCGTCGGAAAAACGACATGTGGCACAATGCCTTCACGCTCCTCTGGAGTTTCCGGCGTCAGCAGCGGGGTAGAGGAACGATAGAGAACGCTTCCGGCGCTCGCCGCATCCAGAATCAAGATACCAGCCGCGTAACGGAGTTCCTCCTGCCGATGCCCCCCTTCAACTAACCGACCAGAAACTCCATGATAGATCACTAACCAACCATGACGGGAAAGCACAGGCGGCGTACCGCCACCAATCTTGATGCTTTCCCAGGGCTGTTCTGGCGTCACCAACAGATGTGTATCCTGCACCCAGGTGAGCGCCTGGACATCGCGCTGCGCCAACTCCAGCGAGATATGCGACATCCAGAGGCTCTGTCTGCGCTCCATCACGTCAGGCGGCACAATGACATGGACAGTTCCATCCGCCTGGGCCACATGATAGGTTGGGCGATGGATCAGCGTCAGATTCTGCCGTCCGCGTTCATCTAGCAACGCCTCTGGAAAGAAGAGACCATCCTTATTGCCATAGGCGCTGAAATCAACTGCGCAACCGGGCG
Proteins encoded in this region:
- a CDS encoding MMPL family transporter, yielding MFYRLGLAMVRRRWLILGVWFLVVAMALPFAPRITSVLQSGGFSSPDMQSQQAVDLLVQKLHYQLNAVQILFSSQTMTADDPRFIQEANATLDGLSKWPEVTGIVPFTENPHQVSRDEHAAYTIVLLKGDPDRAPQLLPTLQSKLGHPHDLRVQVGGGPVFYEDIQSVSEQDLRRAEFLAFPFALLALILVFRSLVAAALPAIVGGCSVGVSFALVYWLGTMTPISIFALNVITLFGLGLGVDYSLFVVSRFREELQRGKPVPEAIAASVATAGRAVFFSGVAVSIGLLGLTVFQVNMLRSVGLAGMVVVATSIVAALSLLPAALGVLGTRVNAFPVRLSWLWQRHQRTTKQHHSALGAEHEGFWGRLSLLVMRYPLRVFVPVLAVLVVLGLPFLNVRLGAPDASILPQSVPSRQAYDVLQTRFESNETTPILLAIQTHGQALDQRNLEALDAYVRQLEADPRVQRVDSIVSLDPRLTLAQYEAMYSHPDLIADPYIKGALTTLVASDTTLVQVVSKYGMLDTRSEALVQAIRNTPPPGGIQVLVDGGTAGVIDYVNTLYTDFPRALLLVALITYVVLLLLFRSVALPLKAIAMNTLSILASYGALVFVFQEGHFSNLLNFTPLGYVEASAPILMFCALFGLSMDYEVFLIGRVKEQWERTGDNTGAVAHGLEHTARAITSAAAIMVAVFASFAFTHVLETQQLGFALATAILVDATIIRVILVPAAMRLMGHWNWWFPRALERIVPQVRLAEGAEVSESDTGEPVMSR
- the smpB gene encoding SsrA-binding protein SmpB, whose protein sequence is MAQQNDVKVITVNRQAYHDYFVDETFEAGIALKGTEIKSIRDGKVNLRGAFARVKNGEVWLEGSHIAVYEQGTYMNHEPLRHRKLLLHRRQINSLIGKVQTKGLTLIPLKLYLKGDYAKVELGLCRGKKLYDKRESIAQRDAQREIERAVRSRSR